In Dehalococcoidia bacterium, the following are encoded in one genomic region:
- a CDS encoding MBL fold metallo-hydrolase: protein MALIYEGKHLIFKVSGMGPYDNNGYVIADPKTKEAYLVDAPEGIESLLTEASSFSIKGLIITHTHPDHVAGYGLLRQITDIPVAVHESDISRFPGKPEMIISDKDKFNIGNIKIHAVHTPGHTPGAVCLYIPGTLISGDTLFPGGPGRTESSEKFTQIVESIEKKLFTFDDETLVMPGHGSDTVLSISKYEYEVFKGKTHLNGLFGHINWLTS from the coding sequence ATGGCATTGATATACGAAGGGAAGCATTTGATTTTTAAGGTTTCTGGAATGGGGCCGTATGACAATAATGGGTATGTAATTGCGGATCCTAAAACCAAAGAGGCTTATTTGGTTGATGCCCCTGAAGGAATTGAGAGTCTTTTGACCGAGGCTAGCAGCTTTAGCATAAAAGGTTTAATAATTACTCATACTCATCCTGATCATGTAGCAGGGTATGGGCTATTAAGGCAAATTACAGATATCCCCGTTGCAGTTCATGAATCTGATATAAGTCGATTTCCGGGGAAACCGGAAATGATTATTTCAGACAAAGATAAATTTAATATCGGGAATATTAAAATTCATGCAGTCCATACTCCTGGTCATACCCCTGGAGCGGTTTGCCTCTATATTCCAGGTACCTTGATCTCAGGAGATACTTTATTTCCCGGTGGTCCAGGGAGAACGGAAAGTTCTGAGAAGTTCACTCAAATTGTTGAGAGCATTGAGAAGAAATTATTTACTTTTGACGACGAGACTTTAGTAATGCCCGGCCATGGTTCAGATACGGTACTTTCAATATCAAAGTATGAGTATGAGGTATTTAAAGGTAAAACTCATCTCAACGGTTTATTCGGTCATATAAATTGGTTAACAAGTTAA
- the leuD gene encoding 3-isopropylmalate dehydratase small subunit yields the protein MDAFIEHTGKVVPYDMSNVDTDQIIPARFLKKIDRVGFGELLFFELRYNEDGSPNDAFVLNQEKYQGSSVLVSGPQFGIGSSREHAPWALQQYGFKAVITPSFGDIFKNNCYQIGLLPVQLSSGEVDTLISRAQELDGYEITVDLNTQEVRDSHGFIAKFEIDSFRKGTLLQGLDDIGLTLQYSEDITKFEGEYR from the coding sequence ATGGATGCATTTATAGAACACACGGGTAAAGTTGTCCCCTATGACATGTCCAATGTAGACACTGACCAAATCATACCTGCGCGGTTTTTAAAAAAAATCGACCGGGTAGGTTTTGGTGAATTATTATTTTTTGAGCTTCGTTATAACGAAGACGGTAGCCCAAATGATGCTTTTGTTCTGAACCAAGAAAAATACCAAGGAAGTTCGGTACTGGTTAGTGGTCCTCAATTTGGGATTGGTTCTTCACGTGAGCATGCACCTTGGGCTCTTCAGCAGTACGGGTTTAAGGCTGTAATTACCCCAAGTTTTGGTGATATTTTCAAGAATAATTGTTACCAAATTGGTTTACTGCCTGTTCAATTATCTTCTGGGGAAGTTGACACTTTAATATCGCGAGCGCAGGAATTGGATGGCTATGAGATAACTGTTGATTTAAACACTCAGGAAGTAAGAGATTCTCATGGATTTATTGCTAAATTTGAAATTGATAGTTTTAGGAAAGGGACTTTACTGCAGGGGTTGGACGATATAGGGCTGACTTTGCAGTACAGCGAAGATATAACCAAGTTTGAAGGGGAATACCGTTAA
- the leuB gene encoding 3-isopropylmalate dehydrogenase, translated as MATFNIAVLPGDGIGPEVTHASQQILDAVGERWKHNFRFESDLVGGCSIDAHGTPLREETIGIAKKSDAVLFGAVGGPKWDDEQVRPEAAILGLRKALGLYANIRPVKVFPGMEDASPLKNDRVRGADMVILRELTGGLYYAKPKRRWQNKSGRKGVDTLLYAEKEIERIVRVGFELARSRRKKLTSVDKANVLQSSRLWRDIAIEVSKDYPDVELEHQLVDSCAMLLITRPTSFDVMVMENMFGDIISDEAAVLSASLGMLPSASLAGLPGSDSKGKAKRVRGLYEPSHGSAPDIAGQQKANPVGSILSTAFMLQYSFGLLEEASAVNNAVEKTLNDGFRTADLVGAGAEFSTTQHMTEKILENL; from the coding sequence ATGGCGACATTTAACATAGCAGTTCTCCCTGGAGATGGAATTGGTCCTGAGGTTACGCATGCCTCACAGCAAATCCTCGATGCAGTGGGTGAACGGTGGAAGCATAATTTCCGATTTGAAAGCGATCTTGTTGGGGGCTGCAGTATTGATGCGCATGGTACGCCATTACGTGAGGAAACCATAGGAATAGCTAAGAAATCGGACGCTGTTTTATTTGGTGCAGTTGGTGGGCCAAAATGGGATGACGAACAAGTAAGGCCTGAAGCGGCTATTTTAGGATTGCGTAAGGCACTTGGGCTGTATGCAAACATACGTCCAGTAAAAGTATTTCCAGGTATGGAGGACGCGAGCCCTTTAAAAAATGATCGAGTCCGTGGTGCTGACATGGTTATTTTGCGTGAACTTACAGGTGGTTTGTACTACGCAAAACCGAAACGGCGATGGCAAAATAAATCTGGTCGTAAAGGTGTGGATACGCTTTTATATGCTGAAAAAGAGATCGAAAGGATAGTACGTGTGGGCTTTGAGCTTGCTCGGTCCCGTCGTAAAAAGCTCACGTCTGTGGATAAAGCCAATGTACTGCAGTCTTCGAGGTTATGGAGAGATATAGCAATAGAGGTATCAAAAGATTATCCAGATGTAGAATTAGAGCATCAATTAGTAGATTCTTGTGCAATGCTCCTGATTACCCGGCCAACTTCATTTGATGTAATGGTAATGGAAAATATGTTCGGGGATATTATTTCGGATGAGGCTGCTGTCCTTTCTGCTTCTCTAGGAATGCTTCCGTCTGCGAGCTTAGCTGGTCTTCCTGGTTCGGATTCGAAGGGCAAGGCTAAACGTGTGAGGGGTTTGTATGAGCCAAGTCACGGTAGTGCACCAGATATTGCGGGTCAGCAGAAGGCGAATCCAGTAGGTTCGATATTAAGCACGGCTTTCATGTTGCAGTACTCGTTTGGTTTACTTGAGGAAGCATCCGCAGTGAATAACGCGGTTGAGAAAACTTTGAATGATGGATTTCGCACAGCTGATTTGGTCGGCGCAGGAGCGGAATTTTCAACTACGCAGCATATGACAGAGAAAATTCTCGAAAATCTTTAG
- a CDS encoding sulfite exporter TauE/SafE family protein produces MDPLVALLLASTAFVAALIGGLAGLGSAIIMIPVLAFTVGIREAVPITTIAVTMQTWSRVWVNRSLIDKQVVGWFLLGAVPAGTVGAMLFANLPAEYLQKGLAVFLVAIVLYRHTPLVRQISMKPRWFAAVGMGQGFLSAIFGGAGPFGASFFLSYGLRRGAFVGTMASGMTGVNFVKIGVYGNYSLLDLDGIAIAVVLGLIMVFGAYVGGLLVNRLSDKVFVYIVELVMLVAAASLFLG; encoded by the coding sequence ATGGATCCACTTGTTGCTCTTCTTCTAGCTAGTACCGCGTTCGTTGCTGCGCTTATAGGAGGCCTTGCAGGTTTAGGATCTGCAATAATCATGATTCCTGTGTTGGCATTTACGGTTGGTATTCGTGAGGCTGTCCCCATAACGACAATAGCGGTGACCATGCAGACATGGTCAAGGGTATGGGTAAATAGGTCCTTGATTGATAAGCAAGTTGTGGGGTGGTTTTTGCTAGGTGCGGTACCGGCTGGCACCGTAGGTGCGATGCTGTTTGCTAATCTCCCTGCAGAATATTTGCAAAAAGGTCTAGCTGTTTTTCTTGTTGCAATAGTTCTGTATAGGCATACGCCTCTTGTAAGACAGATATCTATGAAGCCGCGTTGGTTTGCTGCAGTTGGGATGGGGCAGGGTTTTCTTTCTGCAATTTTTGGAGGAGCTGGACCATTTGGTGCGTCTTTTTTCCTATCCTATGGTCTTAGGCGAGGAGCATTCGTAGGTACGATGGCATCTGGTATGACGGGCGTAAACTTTGTGAAGATAGGAGTTTACGGGAACTACTCTTTACTAGATCTCGATGGAATAGCAATTGCAGTAGTACTAGGATTGATTATGGTATTTGGTGCTTATGTTGGAGGACTTTTGGTAAATCGATTATCGGATAAAGTTTTTGTATATATTGTTGAACTAGTGATGCTGGTAGCTGCAGCCTCATTATTTTTAGGATAG
- a CDS encoding LLM class flavin-dependent oxidoreductase encodes MKIGLSLSGLLQHEGSGDMVQRFADVLDLVRFGRELGFDYIYAGQHYLSYPYQMLQPLISMARLSAETDQMDLLSTVLVPLQNPVQMAEDIATLDVLTNGKVIINAALGYRDQEYQAFGVEREDRISRMFENLEIAQKLWSGDEVNFQGRFTTLENAYIGVKPIQKPHPRIWIAANGDGMVKRIARMGYVWYLNPHAPYETLSRQLQIYRDVRKSNGYGDPSIIPMSRETFVADTRQKAIATARPYLEGKYATYAQWGQDKALPGEEDFTKPFEELTEGRFIIGSPEDVISDLKKFDEIGVTHASLRFGWPGTPKQIVKDAISLAASEVLPHFRDSTK; translated from the coding sequence ATGAAAATAGGTCTCTCACTTTCTGGTCTTTTGCAACATGAGGGATCAGGAGATATGGTTCAGCGATTTGCGGATGTTCTTGATCTTGTTCGATTCGGACGAGAATTAGGTTTTGATTACATATATGCAGGGCAGCATTACCTCTCATACCCCTACCAAATGCTGCAGCCTCTGATTTCGATGGCTCGCTTAAGCGCAGAAACTGACCAAATGGATCTTTTGTCCACGGTACTTGTGCCCCTTCAGAACCCTGTCCAAATGGCAGAAGATATAGCAACCTTGGATGTTCTTACTAATGGCAAAGTAATAATTAACGCTGCACTAGGGTATAGGGACCAAGAGTACCAGGCATTTGGAGTCGAACGGGAAGATCGGATCTCTCGGATGTTTGAAAACTTAGAGATTGCCCAAAAACTTTGGTCTGGGGACGAAGTGAATTTTCAGGGTAGATTTACTACTTTAGAGAACGCGTATATAGGAGTTAAACCTATTCAAAAGCCTCATCCTAGAATTTGGATTGCTGCAAATGGAGACGGGATGGTCAAGCGGATTGCTCGCATGGGTTATGTCTGGTACTTAAATCCTCACGCTCCTTATGAAACACTTTCAAGGCAACTGCAAATTTACCGTGACGTTCGCAAATCCAACGGGTATGGAGACCCCAGTATCATTCCCATGTCACGAGAAACATTTGTTGCTGATACTCGTCAAAAGGCCATTGCGACAGCTCGTCCCTACCTTGAGGGGAAATATGCAACATATGCACAATGGGGCCAAGACAAAGCCCTTCCCGGCGAAGAAGATTTTACAAAGCCTTTTGAAGAACTTACCGAAGGGAGATTTATCATAGGAAGCCCTGAAGATGTAATAAGCGATTTAAAGAAATTCGACGAAATAGGCGTGACTCATGCATCCTTGCGATTCGGGTGGCCTGGTACTCCTAAACAAATTGTAAAGGATGCAATTAGTTTGGCTGCATCTGAAGTCCTTCCGCATTTCAGGGATTCAACGAAGTAA